The sequence GAACCTTTTTGTACAAGAACCGTAGCAACAGGACCGCGACCACGATCAAGCTTGGCTTCAATAACCACACCTTCAGCAGTACGTTCAGGATCAGCTTTAAGATCAAGTACTTCAGCTTGTAAAAGAATGGCATCAAGTAGCTTGTCAAGATTAGTTCCAGCTTTTGCAGAAACTTCAACTTCCAAAACTTCACCGCCCAAACTTTCAACAAAGACGTCGTGTTGAAGCAATGCCATACGCACTTTTTGTACATCTGCTTCTGGCTTATCAATCTTGTTGATAGCAACAATGATTGGAACACCAGCAGCTTTAGCATGATTGATAGATTCAATCGTTTGCGGCATGACACTATCATCGGCTGCAACAACTAGAATTGCAATATCGGTGGCTTGCGCACCGCGAGCACGCATCGCTGTAAAGGCAGCGTGACCAGGTGTATCAATAAAGGTAATCTTATGACCGTTCTTTTCAACCTGATAAGCACCAATATGCTGGGTAATACCACCAGCTTCGCCTGAAACCACATTAGCATTACGAATAGCATCAAGTAGCGACGTCTTACCATGATCAACGTGACCCATAATCGTCACAACTGGCGGCCTTGATTCAAACTTGCTTGCGTCATCAGCCATGTTGAAGATACCTTCTTCAACATCAGATTCCGACACGCGCTTGACCGTATGACCAAATTCCGATGCGATTAACTCAGCAGTATCTGCATCAATAACATCGCCCGGCTTCATCATCTGCCCTTGTTTCATCAAGAACTTGATAACATCAACTGAACGCTCTGCCATACGCTGGGCAAGCTCTTGAAGTGTAATAGTCTCTGGCAAAACAACTTCGCGCGAGATCTTTTCACGAACTTCTTGGGTTTGCGACCGCTTGAATTTTTCTTGACGACGGCGCATTGCTGCCATCGAACGACCGCGTGCTTGACCAACATCTTCAAGATTGGATGTAAGAGTAAGCTTACCACGACGACGCTCATCCGCACCTTTAACAACTTTCGGTGTACGAGCAGCATCCACCTTGCTAGGTGCTGCACCACGCTTCACGCCATTACGACGATCATCTTCATCAACTTCAACACGTTTCACTGGTTGGGTACGCGCTTTTGGTGTTAGAATTGGATCAATAACGGTCGATGCATTATCATCAACTGCGCGATTACGAGCCTGCGGCGCACCTTCTTTAATACGAGCCCCATCACGGCCAATACGTGCAATACCACCTTCACGTGCTTGTGGTGGCGTATGACGATTTTGGGTATTGCTACCGCGTGCATGATCGCCGCCACGCCCTTGTGAAGCATTGCCTTGCGACGCAAGGCCACCACGGCGCTGCCCAGAACGATCATTATTGCGATCACCATTACGGTCATTACCGCGATCATTACGATCATTATTGCGCCCTTGGGCGTTTCTTGGCTGCTCATTACGCTGTGCATCATTTTTAGGCTGCGGCTTAGCAACTTCCGCCTTAACAACAGGAGCCTTTGCTTCTTCAGCGGCCCTACGTGCGTCTTCTTCAGCTTTTTGCTTAGCTTCTTCGGCAGCTTTCAACTTTGCTTCTTCGGCAGCCTTACGCTCAAGCTCGGCATTTTCTAATGCGCGTCTTTTAGCCTCGGCCTCAGCTTTAATACGCTCTTCTTCAGCACGGATACGTGCGCCTTCTAAAGCGCGCGTACGTGCAGACATTTCAGCTGTAGAAAGCGTATTAGCTTTTTGCTTACCACGTTGTGGGGCCGCGGTTTCAATCGCTGGCTTAGGCCGTGGTGCAATATGCGGCTTAGCTACAACCTGCGTTACGCTTTCAGGGCGTTCATCAGGGCGTGTAACCTTACGCCGTTTAGTTTCAACAACAACAGCTTTGGTCCGGCCATGGCTGAAATTTTGCTTGACCGTACTATGTTCGACACCAGTACGCTTAAGCGTAAGTGTTTTTTTGTTTGAGCCACCTTGGCCCTGATCATCATCTTTTTTATCGGTCATTCCGTTTCCGCTTCCTTCGCGACATCTGCCGTTTTATCGTCCCAGTTCATCAGGCTATCGCCGCGATAAAGCAGCAATTTTCGCACTTTTTCCATGAACCCCTTCGCTGCCATGCCTTTTAAGACTGCAGCATGCATCACATTATTACCACCAAAAGCTAAACTCATTTCATCGCCGGAGAGAATATCTACTACCGGCACGGCACCCAATCCTTGTCTTTCAGCTGCAAAAATTGCCTGAGCAATTTTCCGCTTTCCATCTTCTGCTGCATCTTGTGCATGCAATATTAATGTGGCATTTCCAGAACGAATGGCACTATCGACTTTCATCGCACCACTTACAATACAGCCGCCACGTCGGCTTACTGCGAAACTACCAAGAACTGCCTTTTTTAATAATTCATCTACCAAATCAGCCAAGGTTTCTTCAACCAAAACATCTTTTTTAAATGCTCTTGAAAATGCTTTGCGTCGCATTGCTTCTTCAAGAGTAGCGCGTGAAGCTAAAACCCATGCACCACGCCCTGGCAAATTGCCCTTGATATCGGGAACAACAATACCATTTAAACCGCTTACAAAGCGAATCATATTTGCGTTGGATCCGCTTTCTCTTGTAACTATACAAGTTCGGTCATTCATAAATATTATAATTTCCCTTTTTTATCGATAGGGTTTTCACCCTATCGCTTAAAACATCATTCACTCAAGCTATTCTTTATGCGCCGACTGTAACTTTTCATCGCCTTCAGCTTCATGTTCAGCTTCTTCTGAGATGGCTTCTTCGTCACCAACTTCGGCAGCAATTTCTTCTTCCGTTAGCCAACCAACCATGACGCGAGCAGCAACAATCATTTGCTCAGCCTCAGTGCGGCTTACCTCAAAATTAGAGAAAACACCTGGATAATTGACAGTTTCATTGCCCTTACGTTCACGCCAGCCAACAAGATCGTCTGCCGCATAACCAGCAAAATCTTCAACAGTTTTTACACCATCTTCACCAACAGCAACCATCATTGCGGTTGTCATATTCGGAATTTCACGCAAATCATCGCTGACGCCAAGTTCTTGACGTTTTGCATCAAGCTCTGCCTCAATACGCTCAAGATAATCACGTGCACGTTGTTGAATTTCAACTGCGGTATCTTCGTCAAAACCTTCAATTGAGCTTACTTCATCAGCCTCAACATAAGCAATTTCTTCTATTGACTCAAAGCCTTCAGAAGCAAGAACCTGTGCAACCATCTCATCAACATCAAGCGCTTCCATAAACAGATTGGAGCGCGTGTTAAATTCTTTTTGGCGCCGTTCAGACTCCTCTTTTTCCGTTAGGATATCGATATCCCAACCGGTAAGCTGCGAGGCAAGACGTACATTTTGACCACGACGACCAATTGCAAGACTAAGCTGATCGCTTGGCACCACAACTTCGATGCGTTCAGATTCTTCATCAAGCACAACTTTTGCAACTTCTGCTGGCTGCAATGCGTTAACGATAAAAGAAGCTGGCTCTGGTGACCAAGGGATAATGTCAACTTTTTCACCTTGCAACTCAGTAACGACTGCTTGCACACGACTACCACGCATACCAACGCAAGCGCCAACTGGATCGATCGAAGCATCACGAGACACAACGGCAATTTTTGCGCGTGAACCTGGATCACGAGCAACCGATTTAATCTCGATAATACCATCGTAAATTTCGGGCACTTCCATGGTGAATAATTTGGCCATGAATTGTGGATGTGTACGAGATAAAAATACCTGTGGACCACGCTGTTCACGGCGCACATCATGCACAAATGCACGAATACGATCACCATAGCGGAAAGATTCACGCGGAATAAGCTCATCACGACGCAAAATAGCTTCGCCACGACCAAGATCAACAATTACATTGCCATATTCAACGCGCTTAACCGAACCAGAAATAATCTCGCCGATTTTATCCTTATATTCTTCATATTGATGATCGCGCTCAGCTTCACGTACCTTTTGTACGATAACTTGTTTCGCAGACTGCGCTGCAATACGACCAAAATCCATGGGAGGTAAAGGATCAGATAAAAATTCGCCAAGCTTTGCATCAGCCTTAACTTTTTGCGCATCTTTCAATGAAATTTGCGTCACAAAATCATCAACCTTATCAACAACTTCAAGCAAACGCTGCAACTTGATTTCACCCGATTTCGAGTTAATCTCGGCGCGAATATTTGTTTCTTGCCCGAACCGTGAACGCGCAGCCTTTTGAATAGCATCGGCCATAGCAGCAATAACAATTTCACGATCGATAGACTTTTCACGAGCGACAGCATCCGCAATTTGCAGAAGTTCAAGTCTGTTAGCACTCACAGCCATCGGGTTCTCTCCTTATTTGGTTGTCGCAACGCCCCAACAAAGCAAGGCAATTTACGTCATTTTGCTTTTTAAGACTGCTTGGAAACATCCTTGCCGTCAGCATTTTCATTATCTTGCACATCATCGCCACCCAACTCATCTTCAGGAATGAGCGATTGACGCAAAGCCTTATCTTTACGCAAAGCATCGCGAATAAGATCATCTGTCAATATAAGCCTTGCATCACTTAAAAGATTAAAACCAATTTTAACTGACAATGCTTCACCATAGGCGGCCTTATCTGTCCTTATAGTAAAACCATCACCATCCACTGATTCGATATGACCGCGGAACTTACGGCGACCATCAACCATTTCACTGGTTTCGACCTTAGCAATATGTCCACGCCAATTAACAAAATCAGATTTACGCACGAGCGCACGATCAATACCAGGAGATGAAACCTCCAAATGGTATTTACGTTCAATAACATCTTCAACGTCAAGCACAGGAGAAACCGTACGGCTAACAATTTCGCAATCATCAATGGTCATCGTGCCATCGGCGCGCTCTGCCATAATCTGCAAGGTAAGACCATTAAGACCCGAAAGATTAATGCGAACGATACGATAGCCGAGTGGCTTCAAAACTGGTGCAATAACAGCATTAACACGTGCTTCAACCCCAATTTCTTCAAATAAACGAGGTTCATTTATATCACTGACAGGTACATTAACTTCCTGTTCGTCACTGTGATCATTTACCGTGTCACTGGTATTTTTTGTCATCAATAGGTCCTGTATCAAGATGTTTTTGTAAAAAGCTTAAAGCTTTTTAAAACAGTAATATTTCAAAAATATAAGATTTCATTCATCAAGCTTGAGATTCACAAAATTAATAATTCAAAAGCCGATTAAAATACTCTCTTACCTTGATTTAGGTAACAAAAAAGAGCGGGTCCAAGATGGCCCACCCTTGTCAACGTGATCAAGAATTTATCCTTATGTACTCTATTTCCCCTGCTATTTCAAGGGGGGATAGTTGATAAGCGTAAAACACCACATGTTTCTTCCGTATCAAAGGGATTTTTTATTTCGATTAATTGCAAATAGCTTGATAGGTACATTACTTTGTCTTAGAATTTTACCAACCAATTTAGTTTAGGTTTTGCTATGCGTTTATCAAATGACGACATCATACACATGATCAACAAACGCCTTGCCAAAGAGCGAGAACTTGAAAAATATGAGCCTCAAAGCCTTAAACTTACCCCAAAAGATCACCTGCGCCAGATTAACACAATAGTGAAAGGTAAGGCAGTCACATTTTCTATTGTTGAAACTAACAAAAAATAAATTTTTAATACGACCGTACTCGCTGTCGCCTACTTCAAGACAGCGACTAGTCAGTAGTTGAAGCTGCAACAATTGTAAAAACTTTCGTCGAAGGATCATAAACAGTCCAATAAAAACAACCCCACCATTCTTTACCGTTACTAAAATAAAACTCTTGCCAATCGTCATTCCAAGAATAGATTTCTAACCCTTCACGATTAGGAAAGAGTTCACGATTAACAGCCTGCCAATCTTCATCAGATGGATTTGTTGGACAGTGAGGCGTTAAGCAAAATGCATAAATATATTGCTCATAGTCACAATTAGGATATGACCAACATGTTGGTCGCCCATACTCATTTAAGTGTTCAAATACCAACTGGTCGGGTTGCGAAAAAAAACGTTCAACAGAATAAGGCGCACCAATAAGCTTTGTTTCATCAATTCTATCATCAAAACGAAAGTCGTGATCCATATACAAGGGATGATTTATAAATTGTTCAAAATAACGCGTTTGACGTTTGAGTATCTCCTCCATAGCATGTAAGGCAGCAGCCCGATGACTTACCTCCCCTTCATAATCGCCTTTTAAGTGCAAATGCACATAATCAACCTCGCAATAGGTGTACTTTTTATGCAGGCGTTTCGTAAAGTCGGGGTCTAATAATTCAAACAAATCATACCGTAAAAAACTCATGCTTTCTCCATCATAGAAAATTAAATTTCCAAACCGATCGGCGGCCCCCCCCCAAAAATGGTTTCATTACGGAACACCTATAGCGAATAATTTAAATATTTAAGCCACACAAATAGCAATATTAAAATCTAATCATCAAAGACTAACGCATTTTTCTAAAATAAATCATTATGGCGCTGCTTCAACAATAAATTGGCCGCTCTAAATCTTGCGGAACTTTCGCTCACCATATTCTTCTCAGAATTTAAACGTTAAAAATAAAAAAGCGCGGCCAATATTTCACAGCCGCGCTTCATTAATAAAAAACTACGGATATATCCTAGTTTTGTGGTTTTACAACTCCAGTTGGGTTGCGCATAAGATCAAAAAATGACCAATCTGGCGTAATAACCATTGGTGTATCTTTGATACTTTGATATTTATCCATCGATAGCCAAAACTGGTAAAAATTTGGATTTGACTCTACCGCATCATTCATCAAACGTGCGGCCTCAGCTTGTCCTTCACCTTTTAAGACTTCGGCATCGCGAGCTGCGATAGCAACGCTTTCTACATAGCTTCTATCAGCCTTCGCGATAATGCTAATGCGTTCTGCATTACCAAGAGACAAAATACTTTCAGCTGCTGCTCGGCGTTCTTGATTCATACGCTCATAAATACCATTAGACAAATCTGTCGGCAGGTCAGTTTTGCGGATACGCACATCAACAATATCGATACCTAAAGGCTTTGCTTCTTCAACCATCTGCCGTTGAATATCGCGCATCATTTCAATTCGTTGATCTGATAGGGCGGCATTAAAATCACGAACACCGTAAACAGCACCAAGAGCACTACGAAAACGTTGATCAAGATTGCGCTCCTCCGCAGTTTCTGGACGGCCATCACCAATTTGCTTAATGAACATTTCAGCATCAACAATGCGGTAAATTAAGAACGCATCAACTTCATAATAGCGGCCATTTTTTACCTGCACTGAATAGGTTGGCAGGTCGTAACGCAATAAGCGATTATCAACCCGAACAACATCTTCAACCAATGGCATTTTAAAATAAAGCCCAGGAGCCTTTTCTGTCCGCACAATTTGGCTAACCCGTTTTACAACAACTTGCTCATTAGGATAAACAATATAGACGGACATTGATATGCCAACAACAATAACAACTAAGGCAATTAAAATTGCAATCAGAGAACCCTGCTTCATGATTATTTCGCTCCCCCAATGCTTGGATTAGTTGTCGTCGTTGAGGTTGCGCTACTTGATGTAGGTGCCCGCAACATATTATTTAGCGGCAAATAAGGTACAACACCGCTATTACCCTTATCAATCACCAACTTATTAGGTGACGATAAAACCTGTTCCATCGTATCAACGTAAATACGATAACGTGTTGCGTCAGGTGCATTCTTTTCTTCTTGTGCAATAGCTCTAAAGCGTTGTGCGCGACCATCCGCTTCTGCAATTACGCGGGCTTTATATGCGCTTGCAGCTTCAACTAGGCGAGATACTTCACCCTGTGCTTCACCCTCTTTTTTATTCCGATACTGATCTGCGGTACTAACCATCTGGTTTCGCTGCTGTTCAGCCTGTTGGACAAGATTAAAGGCCTCCATC comes from Bartonella sp. HY038 and encodes:
- the infB gene encoding translation initiation factor IF-2, which translates into the protein MTDKKDDDQGQGGSNKKTLTLKRTGVEHSTVKQNFSHGRTKAVVVETKRRKVTRPDERPESVTQVVAKPHIAPRPKPAIETAAPQRGKQKANTLSTAEMSARTRALEGARIRAEEERIKAEAEAKRRALENAELERKAAEEAKLKAAEEAKQKAEEDARRAAEEAKAPVVKAEVAKPQPKNDAQRNEQPRNAQGRNNDRNDRGNDRNGDRNNDRSGQRRGGLASQGNASQGRGGDHARGSNTQNRHTPPQAREGGIARIGRDGARIKEGAPQARNRAVDDNASTVIDPILTPKARTQPVKRVEVDEDDRRNGVKRGAAPSKVDAARTPKVVKGADERRRGKLTLTSNLEDVGQARGRSMAAMRRRQEKFKRSQTQEVREKISREVVLPETITLQELAQRMAERSVDVIKFLMKQGQMMKPGDVIDADTAELIASEFGHTVKRVSESDVEEGIFNMADDASKFESRPPVVTIMGHVDHGKTSLLDAIRNANVVSGEAGGITQHIGAYQVEKNGHKITFIDTPGHAAFTAMRARGAQATDIAILVVAADDSVMPQTIESINHAKAAGVPIIVAINKIDKPEADVQKVRMALLQHDVFVESLGGEVLEVEVSAKAGTNLDKLLDAILLQAEVLDLKADPERTAEGVVIEAKLDRGRGPVATVLVQKGSLHPGDIFVAGDVWGRVRALVNERGEHMKEAGPSTPVEVLGMQGTPQAGDRFAVVQNEAQAREISEYRQRLSRDKAVAKQAGSRGSLEQMMNQLQTTGIKDFPLVIKGDVQGSIEAIVSSLEKLGTDEVRARIVHSGAGGITESDVALAVASNAAIFGFNVRANKQARDAAESQGIEIRYYNIIYDLVDDVKSAMSGMLSPERRETFIGNAEIREVFNITKVGKVAGCLVTDGKVERGAGVRLIRDNVVIHEGKLKTLKRFKDEVSEVNMGQECGMAFENYEDIRAGDTIEAFRVEHITRTL
- a CDS encoding RNA-binding protein; this translates as MNDRTCIVTRESGSNANMIRFVSGLNGIVVPDIKGNLPGRGAWVLASRATLEEAMRRKAFSRAFKKDVLVEETLADLVDELLKKAVLGSFAVSRRGGCIVSGAMKVDSAIRSGNATLILHAQDAAEDGKRKIAQAIFAAERQGLGAVPVVDILSGDEMSLAFGGNNVMHAAVLKGMAAKGFMEKVRKLLLYRGDSLMNWDDKTADVAKEAETE
- the nusA gene encoding transcription termination factor NusA; translation: MAVSANRLELLQIADAVAREKSIDREIVIAAMADAIQKAARSRFGQETNIRAEINSKSGEIKLQRLLEVVDKVDDFVTQISLKDAQKVKADAKLGEFLSDPLPPMDFGRIAAQSAKQVIVQKVREAERDHQYEEYKDKIGEIISGSVKRVEYGNVIVDLGRGEAILRRDELIPRESFRYGDRIRAFVHDVRREQRGPQVFLSRTHPQFMAKLFTMEVPEIYDGIIEIKSVARDPGSRAKIAVVSRDASIDPVGACVGMRGSRVQAVVTELQGEKVDIIPWSPEPASFIVNALQPAEVAKVVLDEESERIEVVVPSDQLSLAIGRRGQNVRLASQLTGWDIDILTEKEESERRQKEFNTRSNLFMEALDVDEMVAQVLASEGFESIEEIAYVEADEVSSIEGFDEDTAVEIQQRARDYLERIEAELDAKRQELGVSDDLREIPNMTTAMMVAVGEDGVKTVEDFAGYAADDLVGWRERKGNETVNYPGVFSNFEVSRTEAEQMIVAARVMVGWLTEEEIAAEVGDEEAISEEAEHEAEGDEKLQSAHKE
- the rimP gene encoding ribosome maturation factor RimP, coding for MTKNTSDTVNDHSDEQEVNVPVSDINEPRLFEEIGVEARVNAVIAPVLKPLGYRIVRINLSGLNGLTLQIMAERADGTMTIDDCEIVSRTVSPVLDVEDVIERKYHLEVSSPGIDRALVRKSDFVNWRGHIAKVETSEMVDGRRKFRGHIESVDGDGFTIRTDKAAYGEALSVKIGFNLLSDARLILTDDLIRDALRKDKALRQSLIPEDELGGDDVQDNENADGKDVSKQS
- the hflC gene encoding protease modulator HflC, which gives rise to MKQGSLIAILIALVVIVVGISMSVYIVYPNEQVVVKRVSQIVRTEKAPGLYFKMPLVEDVVRVDNRLLRYDLPTYSVQVKNGRYYEVDAFLIYRIVDAEMFIKQIGDGRPETAEERNLDQRFRSALGAVYGVRDFNAALSDQRIEMMRDIQRQMVEEAKPLGIDIVDVRIRKTDLPTDLSNGIYERMNQERRAAAESILSLGNAERISIIAKADRSYVESVAIAARDAEVLKGEGQAEAARLMNDAVESNPNFYQFWLSMDKYQSIKDTPMVITPDWSFFDLMRNPTGVVKPQN